In Deltaproteobacteria bacterium, the DNA window AAGAACTAAGGAGGAATATTCATGCCGACGTTTGATCTCGTTATCCAAGGCGGAATGGTCGTCGATGGCACCCGGATACCTCGCTACCGGGCTGACATTGGCATTAAGAATGGTCGTATCGCCAAGATTGGTCGTTTGGCTGCAAACGATGCAACCAAGGTTATCGACGCCAATGGCCTTATCGTGGCACCGGGATTTGTCGATCTCCATACGCACTACGACGCGCAAATCTATTGGGACCCATACTGCTCGATCTCTGGATGGCATGGGGTGACATCTGCGGTGATCGGCAACTGCGGCTTCGGGTTCGCTCCGGTACGCCCCGACCAGCGCGATCGTTCGATGCTCACGATGACACGCGTTGAGGCCATCCCGTACGCGTCGATGAAGGCCGGTATGCCGTGGGATTGGGTGACCTTTCCGGAATATCTCGACAGCATCGAGCGTATTCCGAAAGGTATCAACCTGTTACCTTACGTTCCGGTTGCACCGATTATGATTTGGGTCATGGGGCTTGATGGCGCAAAATCTGGTCGTATGCCGACAGAAAAAGAAACCCAGGAAATGTGTCGTTTGATCCATGAAGGCATGGACGCCGGTGGTTGCGGTTGGTCGGCGCAGCGTTTGGGGATGAACAGTATCCAGATGGACTATGATGGCACCCCGATGGTCACCGACATCATGCACGACGAAACGTGTATGGCATTTGCGCGAGTCCTCGCCGAGCGCAACGAGGGGTTTATTCAGTCGATCTTCCTCTCCCCCACCGGAAAGAATGAAGACGCACAACGCCATTTCGAGGACCTGGCGCGGGCCAGCGGCCGTCCCATCATCTACAATGTGGTGCAAGCAAGTGATCGCTTCCCAGAACGTCATCGCAACCAGCTGGCCTGGCTGGAACGGTGCCGCAACGAGGGGTTGCGGGTCTATGGGCAAGGTGTGACCACTGACCCCGGTTTCGTCTTTACCTTTGAAGATTGGAACCTGTGGGACGACGATCCGGCGTGGAAAGAGGCCACGCTTGGCACGATCGAGGAAAAGCGGACGAAGCTTGCAGATCCTCGCAGGCGTGCGGATTTGAAGAAAGACACCTCTGGTCTCATTAGTGACTCGTTTGAGGAAATTTTCGTGCTCTCGGTGAAACGGCCCGAGCTGAAGCAATGGGAAAATCTCAAACTGCGCGAAGTAGCACAGCGTCAAGGGAAACATCCAGTTGACGCGATGCTTGACCTCGCGGTTGCCGACGATCTGAAAACCGAATTCTACACGACAATTGGCTGCAGCCTGCCCTATTTGAGTGAAGTCGTGCGGTCTGACCTGACGCTACTTGGTGTGTCTGACGGTGGCGCGCACACCAAGTTCTTCACCGCCGGCCGCTATCCGACAGAAACCATACAGAAGCTGGTGCGGGAGAACTCAGTGTTGAGCCTGGAAGAAGCCCACTGGAAGCTGAGCGCTCAACCCGCGCGCTGCGCAGGCTTCCGTGATCGCGGCACGTTACAAGACGGAGCCCCAGCCGACATCGTCATCTACGACTATGACAACATTAAAGTCCTGCCGATGGAAGTCATGCACGATCTACCCGGTAACGAATGGCGTCGGGCGCAGCGTGCAGAAGGATATCACTACGTGTTGGTCAATGGCGAAGTAACGATCAAAGATGACAAGCCGACGGGAACCACATCAGGGAAATTG includes these proteins:
- a CDS encoding amidohydrolase family protein is translated as MPTFDLVIQGGMVVDGTRIPRYRADIGIKNGRIAKIGRLAANDATKVIDANGLIVAPGFVDLHTHYDAQIYWDPYCSISGWHGVTSAVIGNCGFGFAPVRPDQRDRSMLTMTRVEAIPYASMKAGMPWDWVTFPEYLDSIERIPKGINLLPYVPVAPIMIWVMGLDGAKSGRMPTEKETQEMCRLIHEGMDAGGCGWSAQRLGMNSIQMDYDGTPMVTDIMHDETCMAFARVLAERNEGFIQSIFLSPTGKNEDAQRHFEDLARASGRPIIYNVVQASDRFPERHRNQLAWLERCRNEGLRVYGQGVTTDPGFVFTFEDWNLWDDDPAWKEATLGTIEEKRTKLADPRRRADLKKDTSGLISDSFEEIFVLSVKRPELKQWENLKLREVAQRQGKHPVDAMLDLAVADDLKTEFYTTIGCSLPYLSEVVRSDLTLLGVSDGGAHTKFFTAGRYPTETIQKLVRENSVLSLEEAHWKLSAQPARCAGFRDRGTLQDGAPADIVIYDYDNIKVLPMEVMHDLPGNEWRRAQRAEGYHYVLVNGEVTIKDDKPTGTTSGKLLRHGAA